The following are encoded together in the Pseudodesulfovibrio indicus genome:
- the hslU gene encoding ATP-dependent protease ATPase subunit HslU — translation MSNLTPREIVSELDKYIIGQEAAKRMVAIAMRNRWRRQQIEPDLRDEIAPKNIILMGPTGVGKTEIARRLARLANCPFFKVEATKFTEVGYVGRDVESMIRDLMEIGVSMVLKEETAKVRIKAEKHAEERLLDLLLPGKKPQPSGPMGFFQGGQNGEVERVEPPKDDATREKFRQMFRAGQLDDREVEMEVTIQNNASVEIMAIPGMEEMGSSLQSAFSNMFPGKRKARKMKIKDAYQLLIDEEADKLIDPDAVNELARERVEQQGILFLDEMDKIASRHDQTGGGSADVSREGVQRDLLPIVEGSVVNTKYGMIKTDHILFIAAGAFHYAKPSDLIPELQGRFPLREELTSLHKEEFYRILTEPKNALTVQYKALLKTEGVEVDFTKEALEEISAMAEKINEEAENIGARRLYTIMEKILAELSFEAPDQSGRTVVIDREYVVKQLGQVIEDRDLSRYIL, via the coding sequence ATGAGCAATCTGACACCGCGTGAAATCGTATCGGAACTGGACAAATACATCATCGGCCAGGAGGCCGCCAAGCGGATGGTGGCCATCGCCATGCGCAACCGTTGGCGCAGGCAGCAGATCGAGCCCGATTTGCGCGACGAGATCGCGCCCAAGAACATCATTTTGATGGGTCCCACGGGCGTGGGCAAGACCGAGATCGCACGCCGCCTGGCGCGGCTGGCCAACTGCCCGTTCTTCAAGGTCGAGGCCACCAAGTTCACCGAGGTGGGCTACGTGGGCCGCGACGTGGAGTCCATGATTCGCGACCTGATGGAGATCGGGGTGAGCATGGTCCTCAAGGAGGAGACGGCCAAGGTCCGCATCAAGGCCGAGAAGCACGCCGAGGAGCGGCTGCTGGACCTGCTGCTGCCGGGCAAGAAACCCCAGCCGAGCGGTCCCATGGGCTTTTTCCAGGGCGGCCAGAACGGCGAGGTGGAGCGGGTCGAACCGCCCAAGGACGACGCCACCCGCGAGAAGTTCCGCCAGATGTTCCGCGCGGGCCAGCTGGACGACCGCGAGGTCGAGATGGAGGTCACCATCCAGAACAACGCCTCGGTGGAGATCATGGCCATTCCCGGCATGGAGGAGATGGGGTCCAGCCTGCAAAGCGCCTTTTCCAACATGTTCCCCGGCAAGCGCAAGGCGCGCAAGATGAAGATCAAGGACGCCTACCAGCTGCTCATCGACGAGGAGGCGGACAAGCTCATCGACCCGGACGCGGTCAACGAGCTGGCCCGCGAGCGCGTTGAGCAGCAGGGCATCCTGTTCCTGGACGAGATGGACAAGATCGCCTCGCGCCACGACCAGACCGGCGGCGGCTCCGCCGACGTGTCCCGCGAAGGCGTGCAGCGCGACCTGCTGCCCATCGTGGAGGGGAGCGTGGTCAACACCAAGTACGGCATGATCAAGACCGACCACATCCTGTTCATCGCGGCGGGCGCGTTCCACTATGCCAAGCCGTCCGACCTGATCCCGGAGTTGCAGGGCCGTTTCCCCCTGCGCGAGGAGCTGACCTCCCTGCACAAGGAGGAGTTCTACCGCATCCTGACCGAGCCGAAGAACGCCCTGACCGTGCAGTACAAGGCGCTGCTCAAGACCGAGGGCGTGGAAGTCGACTTCACCAAAGAGGCGCTGGAGGAGATTTCGGCCATGGCGGAGAAGATCAACGAGGAGGCCGAAAACATCGGCGCCCGGAGGCTTTACACCATCATGGAGAAGATCCTGGCGGAGCTGTCCTTTGAAGCCCCTGACCAGTCCGGGCGCACGGTGGTCATCGACCGGGAGTACGTGGTCAAGCAGCTCGGCCAGGTGATCGAGGACCGCGACCTGTCCCGCTACATCCTGTAG
- a CDS encoding hybrid sensor histidine kinase/response regulator: protein MIFVTSLSDPDDEARGLRVGASDYLTKPVSAPVVQARVRAHLDLKRVREQLQRQNQELEERVRERTAEVVRAQRERVESLNHFANAMAHQIRNPVAAIGGIAGLMVRKAPGGSPLAEYAEAVREEGLRLESLVREISEYVSLTAGGIQAVSVKTVMNQALVKGREFAEASGRTLHAEVDLTDAMVGVDIRLVTTAVAEIIRNAVEFAEGLEADMVVRGRPVPDGGRYEIRVIDDGMGIPEENLPYVTDPFFTTKARGVGMGLTKAKRVLCDEHGGSLRPYSPPTGEDDEFGGRGTAMVFDLPLA, encoded by the coding sequence GTGATCTTCGTGACCTCCCTGTCCGACCCGGACGACGAGGCGCGCGGGTTGCGGGTCGGGGCCTCGGACTATCTGACCAAGCCGGTCAGCGCGCCGGTTGTCCAGGCCAGGGTGCGCGCCCACCTGGACCTCAAGCGTGTCAGGGAGCAGCTCCAGCGCCAGAACCAGGAGCTGGAGGAGCGGGTCCGCGAACGGACCGCCGAGGTGGTCCGGGCGCAGCGGGAGCGGGTGGAAAGCCTCAACCACTTCGCCAACGCCATGGCCCACCAGATCCGCAATCCGGTGGCGGCCATCGGCGGCATCGCCGGGCTGATGGTCCGCAAGGCCCCCGGCGGCAGCCCGCTGGCGGAATATGCCGAGGCGGTGCGGGAGGAGGGGCTGCGGCTGGAGAGTCTGGTGCGCGAGATCAGCGAGTACGTCTCTCTGACCGCGGGCGGCATACAGGCCGTGTCCGTGAAGACCGTCATGAACCAGGCCCTGGTCAAGGGCCGGGAGTTCGCCGAGGCGTCCGGCAGGACGCTGCACGCGGAGGTCGATCTGACCGACGCCATGGTCGGGGTGGATATCCGGCTGGTGACCACGGCGGTGGCCGAGATCATCCGCAACGCGGTGGAGTTCGCCGAGGGGCTGGAGGCGGACATGGTCGTCCGTGGACGCCCCGTCCCCGACGGGGGCCGCTACGAGATCCGGGTCATCGACGACGGCATGGGCATTCCCGAGGAGAACCTGCCCTACGTGACCGATCCCTTTTTCACCACCAAGGCGCGCGGCGTGGGCATGGGGCTGACCAAGGCCAAGCGCGTGCTCTGCGACGAGCACGGCGGCTCGCTGCGTCCGTATTCCCCGCCGACCGGAGAGGACGACGAGTTCGGAGGCAGGGGAACGGCCATGGTCTTCGACCTGCCGCTGGCCTGA
- a CDS encoding O-acetyl-ADP-ribose deacetylase — protein MQNTWSIGPGRITVREGDITRLDVDAIVNAANSRLAGGGGVDGAIHRAAGIERLQAACRAIIREIGSLPPGEAVLTPGFDLPARHIIHTVGPIWRGGNANEPGLLENAYANSLRLAHEHDIRTMAFPAISCGVYGYPVEDAAQIALSALKRGVNQGLVQEAVMVLHGEPAYRLWTRAAEHIL, from the coding sequence ATGCAGAATACGTGGAGCATCGGTCCGGGACGGATCACCGTCCGCGAGGGCGACATCACCCGGCTTGACGTGGACGCCATCGTCAACGCTGCCAACTCCCGGCTTGCCGGGGGCGGCGGCGTGGACGGCGCCATCCACCGCGCGGCCGGAATCGAACGGCTTCAGGCGGCCTGCCGGGCCATCATCCGCGAGATCGGCTCCCTGCCACCGGGCGAGGCGGTTCTCACCCCCGGCTTCGACCTCCCTGCACGGCACATCATCCACACCGTCGGCCCCATCTGGCGCGGCGGCAACGCCAACGAACCCGGGCTGCTGGAGAACGCCTACGCAAACTCCCTGCGGCTCGCCCACGAACACGACATCCGCACCATGGCCTTTCCGGCCATCTCCTGCGGCGTCTACGGCTATCCGGTCGAGGACGCGGCGCAGATAGCGCTTTCCGCCCTGAAAAGGGGCGTGAACCAGGGGCTGGTCCAGGAGGCGGTCATGGTCCTTCACGGCGAACCCGCGTACCGATTGTGGACGCGGGCCGCCGAGCACATCCTGTAA
- a CDS encoding M48 family metallopeptidase: MRTPLAVLPALLAALLLVVAPATSARADLLGDKLTLRDENKMGREFDTIIRSQMPMVGDTYITDYVAEVVTRVVTGKRPMPYQIKSAVIANPLINAFAIPGGFIYIFTGLIQDVETESQLAGVVAHELAHVSQRHVVNRLEKQKKISLLSTAGILAGVLLGVATGGSSGAAAGQALMIGSSGVATAAMLHYSQEDEREADQVGMNSLVKAGYNPEGMPQTFEIMLKNKWYDSSSSMPSYLSTHPGTEERIGYLNDRIARMPTEFTTRKDDNTRLKRVQVLVRSRMSPANTALAYWDDMKQADYTAMDWVGRGVTLERLKRIEEAQKAFDSALAMDRNDQLVVREAGIFYFKTGRPDQALPLLQQAAIMNQRDAMALFYLARLQAEAKQYGQAAKNMTKVNELVPEDWEVHQHLGMILGESGDAFSGNLHLAYSGVYSMDLGKARRYMNQAQALATTEAQKEQLQQLSETIKTRAALKK; this comes from the coding sequence ATGCGCACTCCCCTTGCCGTCCTCCCCGCCCTGCTGGCCGCCCTGCTTCTGGTGGTCGCGCCCGCCACCAGCGCGCGCGCCGACCTTCTGGGCGACAAGCTCACCCTGCGCGACGAGAACAAGATGGGCCGGGAGTTCGACACCATCATCCGCAGCCAGATGCCCATGGTCGGCGACACCTACATCACCGACTACGTGGCCGAGGTGGTGACCCGCGTGGTCACCGGCAAGCGGCCCATGCCCTACCAGATCAAGAGCGCGGTCATCGCCAACCCCCTGATCAACGCCTTCGCCATTCCCGGCGGGTTCATCTATATCTTCACCGGCCTGATCCAGGACGTGGAGACCGAATCCCAGCTGGCCGGGGTCGTGGCCCACGAGCTTGCGCACGTCTCCCAGCGGCATGTGGTCAACCGTCTGGAGAAACAGAAAAAGATTTCCCTGCTCTCCACGGCGGGCATCCTCGCCGGAGTGCTCCTCGGCGTGGCCACGGGCGGGTCCTCCGGCGCCGCCGCCGGACAGGCCCTGATGATCGGCTCCTCGGGCGTGGCCACGGCGGCCATGCTCCACTACTCCCAGGAAGACGAGCGCGAGGCGGACCAGGTGGGCATGAACTCCCTGGTCAAGGCCGGCTACAACCCCGAGGGTATGCCCCAGACCTTCGAGATCATGCTCAAGAACAAGTGGTACGACTCCAGCTCCTCCATGCCGAGCTACCTGTCCACCCACCCCGGCACCGAGGAGCGCATCGGCTACCTCAACGACCGCATCGCGCGCATGCCGACCGAATTCACCACGCGCAAGGACGACAACACCCGGCTCAAGCGGGTCCAGGTTCTGGTCCGCTCCCGCATGTCCCCGGCCAACACCGCTCTGGCCTATTGGGACGACATGAAGCAGGCCGACTACACGGCCATGGACTGGGTCGGGCGCGGCGTCACCCTGGAACGGCTCAAGCGCATCGAAGAAGCCCAGAAGGCGTTCGACAGCGCGCTGGCCATGGACCGCAACGACCAGCTGGTGGTTCGCGAGGCGGGCATCTTCTACTTCAAGACCGGACGCCCGGACCAGGCCCTGCCTCTGCTCCAGCAGGCGGCCATCATGAACCAACGGGACGCCATGGCCCTCTTCTACCTGGCCCGCCTCCAGGCCGAGGCCAAGCAGTACGGCCAGGCCGCCAAGAACATGACCAAGGTCAACGAACTGGTGCCCGAGGACTGGGAGGTCCACCAGCACCTGGGCATGATCCTCGGCGAGTCCGGCGACGCCTTTTCCGGCAACCTCCACCTGGCCTATTCCGGGGTCTACTCCATGGACCTGGGCAAGGCCCGGCGGTACATGAACCAGGCCCAGGCGCTGGCCACCACCGAGGCCCAGAAAGAGCAGCTCCAGCAGCTGAGCGAGACCATCAAGACCCGGGCCGCGTTGAAGAAGTAG
- the rho gene encoding transcription termination factor Rho yields the protein MATKKTDTESKGKAAAPKKTTRKKKAAPVENGGDSNGNGGSLNLTELKQKSMQDLTDLAMSFEVENPSSLRKQELIFALLQQCASQNGQIFGEGVLEILPDGFGFLRSPMYSYMAGPDDIYVSPSQIRRFGLRKGDVVSGQIRPPKEGERYFALLRVSEIGFEDPLHSKNLVLFDNLTPLYPEEQLKLENGDTNYSARIIDLLAPIGKGQRGVIVAPPRTGKTIMLQTIANSINANHPEVDLIVLLIDERPEEVTDMQRTVKAEVVSSTFDEPPTRHVQVAEMVIEKAKRLVERKRDVVILLDSITRLGRAYNAVTPSSGRVLSGGIDANALQRPKRFFGAARNIEEGGSLTIISTALIDTGSRMDEVIFEEFKGTGNMELYLDRHLSEKRIYPAIDINRSGTRKEELLLEDEVLNRVWILRKLLSPMNSIDSMEFLRGKMKGTKNNREFLDSMSK from the coding sequence ATGGCCACCAAAAAGACCGACACCGAAAGTAAAGGCAAAGCCGCCGCTCCCAAAAAGACCACCCGCAAGAAGAAAGCCGCGCCCGTTGAGAACGGCGGCGACTCCAACGGCAACGGCGGCAGCCTGAATCTCACCGAACTCAAGCAGAAGTCCATGCAGGATCTGACCGATCTTGCCATGTCCTTCGAGGTGGAGAACCCCAGCTCCCTGCGCAAGCAGGAACTGATCTTCGCCCTCCTGCAACAATGCGCCTCCCAGAACGGCCAGATCTTCGGCGAAGGCGTTCTGGAAATCCTGCCCGACGGGTTCGGCTTCCTGCGCTCTCCCATGTACAGCTACATGGCCGGGCCGGACGACATCTACGTCTCCCCCTCGCAGATCCGCCGTTTCGGCCTGCGCAAGGGTGACGTGGTCTCCGGCCAGATCCGCCCCCCCAAGGAAGGGGAACGGTATTTCGCCCTGCTCCGCGTGTCCGAGATCGGCTTCGAGGACCCGTTGCATTCCAAGAACCTGGTCCTGTTCGACAACCTGACCCCCCTGTATCCCGAAGAGCAGTTGAAGCTGGAAAACGGCGACACCAACTATTCCGCCCGGATCATCGACCTCCTCGCCCCCATCGGCAAGGGTCAGCGCGGCGTCATCGTGGCCCCGCCCCGCACCGGCAAGACCATAATGCTTCAGACCATCGCCAACTCCATCAACGCCAACCACCCCGAGGTGGACCTCATCGTGCTGCTCATCGACGAGCGGCCCGAGGAAGTGACCGACATGCAGCGCACGGTCAAGGCCGAGGTGGTCTCCTCCACCTTCGACGAACCGCCGACCCGCCACGTGCAGGTCGCGGAAATGGTCATTGAAAAGGCCAAGCGGCTGGTGGAACGCAAGCGCGACGTGGTCATCCTGCTCGACTCCATCACCCGGCTCGGCCGGGCCTACAACGCCGTGACCCCGTCCTCGGGCCGCGTGCTCTCCGGCGGTATCGACGCCAACGCCCTGCAACGGCCCAAGCGGTTCTTCGGCGCGGCCCGCAACATCGAGGAGGGCGGCAGCCTGACCATCATCTCCACCGCGCTCATCGACACCGGCTCCCGCATGGACGAAGTCATCTTCGAAGAGTTCAAGGGCACCGGCAACATGGAGCTCTACCTGGACCGCCACCTGTCCGAGAAGCGCATCTACCCCGCCATCGACATCAACCGCTCCGGCACCCGCAAGGAAGAGCTGCTCCTGGAAGACGAGGTCCTGAACCGCGTGTGGATCCTGCGCAAGCTGCTCTCCCCCATGAACTCCATCGACTCCATGGAGTTCCTGCGCGGCAAGATGAAGGGCACCAAGAACAACCGCGAATTCCTGGACTCCATGTCCAAGTAG
- a CDS encoding bifunctional riboflavin kinase/FAD synthetase — protein sequence MIVVRTIKDIADVIAGSCVTIGNFDGVHKGHQKLIELCCERAKARDLISVVVTFDPHPLRVLRSDKTPPFITLTEQKLELLSQFGPQVCLLLNFTMDMARLSPEEFVKTYLLNGLNMKEMIIGYDYHLGKGRAGNFETLTALGEKHGFTVDRLDPVTIDSAVVSSTRIRDLVQAGHVWAVRPLLGRFYQVKGEVVHGMNRGGKLLGFPTANLKLVDELFPKPGVYAIWAEVDNKVYEGVANIGKNPTFGNDALSVEAHLLDFSGDIYGTDIRVHFVQRIRDEKKFNSLDELKDRIAKDVELGRQILAQPEAAIKVTRPDFDKGPEVR from the coding sequence ATGATCGTCGTACGGACCATAAAGGACATCGCGGACGTCATTGCCGGGTCATGCGTGACCATCGGCAATTTCGACGGAGTCCACAAAGGCCACCAGAAACTCATCGAGCTGTGCTGCGAGCGCGCCAAGGCCAGGGACCTCATCAGCGTGGTCGTGACCTTCGACCCCCACCCCCTGCGGGTGCTGCGCAGCGACAAGACGCCGCCCTTCATCACCCTCACCGAGCAGAAGCTGGAGCTCCTCTCCCAGTTCGGGCCGCAGGTCTGTCTGCTGCTCAACTTCACCATGGACATGGCCAGGCTTTCGCCGGAGGAGTTCGTCAAGACCTACCTCCTCAACGGCCTGAACATGAAGGAGATGATCATCGGCTACGACTACCACCTGGGCAAGGGGCGGGCCGGGAACTTCGAGACCCTGACCGCGCTGGGCGAGAAGCACGGGTTCACCGTGGACCGGCTCGACCCGGTGACCATAGACAGCGCCGTGGTCTCCTCCACCCGCATCCGCGACCTGGTCCAGGCGGGCCACGTCTGGGCCGTGCGCCCGCTGCTCGGCCGGTTCTACCAGGTCAAGGGCGAGGTGGTGCACGGCATGAACCGGGGCGGCAAGCTGCTCGGTTTCCCCACCGCCAACCTCAAGCTGGTGGACGAGCTGTTCCCCAAGCCCGGGGTCTACGCCATCTGGGCCGAGGTGGACAACAAGGTGTACGAGGGCGTGGCCAACATCGGCAAGAACCCGACCTTCGGCAACGACGCCCTGTCCGTGGAGGCCCATCTCCTCGACTTTTCCGGGGACATCTACGGGACCGACATCCGCGTGCACTTCGTGCAGCGCATCCGCGACGAAAAGAAATTCAACAGCCTGGACGAACTCAAGGACCGCATTGCCAAGGACGTGGAGCTGGGCCGCCAGATCCTCGCCCAGCCCGAAGCGGCCATCAAGGTGACCCGCCCGGACTTCGACAAGGGACCGGAGGTCAGATAG
- a CDS encoding chloride channel protein encodes MPFSVFTRLINYWKDFVKSYRTVTAFRWLVIGVLVGCLSGLVAVGFFWLVEAGKFFIQHHLAGIVAPEPAGEGIFEGQAGQFRPWIIPLFTTGTALLTGWLVQTFIPETMNGGTDGTDATINAFHNQGGIIRARVAIIRGLCSVLTIASGGSAGREGPITQMGAGAGSWLAKIFDMSAKERRMLLLSGAAGGLGAIFRAPLGGALTAVEVIYREDFEAEAILPSVMSSVVSYSIFTFFYGTDPIFGIPRFTFHDPRELIFYGLLAFVCAGVGWLYIKTFYTIKYHIFIPLRDKIGLIWSMGLGGLAMGLIGIAYPYTATDGLITGGVLSGGYGWLEMAILGQIPALGMCYIIIGKTVATSVTIGSGMSGGMFAPALFVGGMSGGLVGKLGHHFFPDIVTQPGAYILVGMAAFFAGVANAPIGPLIMVTELTQGYGLLAPLMLASALCIVLGRNYSLYEHQVENKFDSPAHAEDATINILEQMHVTDFYNPGDVIVLEEGTTLKALTDIIANSDQFYFPVRSSEGKYVGMVSIHNVRNWMFEEDLHELVVVRDLMSRPVYVRPDYDLYQALLRFVNTDYGQIPVVASTDTSDIIGLINRDDVFLAYAEAIAEVKGEAGPAKKLRPADMDTL; translated from the coding sequence ATGCCTTTTTCCGTCTTCACCCGCCTGATCAATTACTGGAAGGATTTCGTCAAATCCTACCGTACGGTGACCGCCTTCCGCTGGCTGGTCATCGGCGTGCTGGTGGGCTGCCTGTCCGGCCTGGTGGCCGTGGGCTTCTTCTGGCTGGTGGAAGCGGGCAAGTTCTTCATCCAGCACCACCTGGCGGGCATCGTGGCCCCGGAACCCGCGGGCGAGGGCATCTTCGAGGGACAGGCCGGACAGTTCCGGCCCTGGATCATCCCGCTGTTCACCACCGGCACCGCCCTGCTGACCGGCTGGCTGGTCCAGACCTTCATCCCGGAGACCATGAACGGCGGCACCGACGGCACCGACGCGACCATCAACGCCTTCCACAACCAGGGCGGCATCATCCGGGCGCGCGTGGCCATCATCCGCGGGCTGTGCTCGGTCCTGACCATCGCCTCGGGCGGCTCGGCGGGCCGCGAGGGCCCCATCACCCAGATGGGCGCGGGCGCGGGCTCCTGGCTGGCCAAGATTTTCGACATGTCCGCCAAGGAACGGCGCATGCTCCTGCTGTCCGGCGCGGCCGGAGGGCTGGGGGCCATCTTCCGCGCGCCCCTGGGCGGCGCGCTGACCGCCGTGGAGGTCATCTACCGCGAGGACTTCGAGGCCGAGGCCATCCTGCCTTCGGTCATGAGCTCCGTGGTCTCCTACTCCATCTTCACCTTCTTCTACGGCACGGACCCCATCTTCGGCATACCGCGCTTCACCTTCCACGACCCGCGCGAGCTGATCTTCTACGGACTGCTCGCCTTTGTCTGCGCCGGGGTGGGCTGGCTGTACATCAAGACCTTCTACACCATCAAATACCACATCTTCATCCCGCTGCGGGACAAGATCGGCCTGATCTGGTCCATGGGGCTGGGGGGGCTGGCCATGGGGCTCATCGGCATCGCCTACCCCTACACCGCCACCGACGGGCTGATCACCGGCGGCGTGCTCTCCGGCGGCTACGGCTGGCTCGAAATGGCCATCCTCGGCCAGATTCCGGCCCTGGGCATGTGCTACATCATCATCGGCAAGACCGTGGCCACCTCGGTGACCATCGGCTCCGGCATGTCCGGCGGCATGTTCGCGCCCGCCCTGTTCGTGGGCGGCATGTCCGGCGGCCTGGTGGGCAAGCTCGGCCACCACTTCTTCCCGGACATCGTCACCCAGCCGGGCGCGTACATCCTGGTCGGCATGGCCGCCTTCTTCGCGGGCGTGGCCAATGCGCCCATCGGCCCGCTGATCATGGTCACCGAGCTGACCCAGGGTTACGGGCTGCTCGCCCCGCTGATGCTCGCCTCGGCCCTGTGCATCGTGCTCGGCCGCAACTACTCGCTCTACGAGCACCAGGTGGAGAACAAGTTCGACTCCCCGGCCCACGCCGAGGACGCGACCATCAACATCCTGGAACAGATGCACGTGACCGACTTCTACAACCCCGGCGACGTCATCGTGCTGGAGGAAGGCACCACCCTCAAGGCGCTGACCGACATCATCGCCAACTCGGACCAGTTCTATTTCCCGGTGCGCTCCAGCGAGGGCAAGTACGTGGGCATGGTCTCCATCCACAACGTCCGCAACTGGATGTTCGAGGAGGACCTGCACGAGCTGGTGGTGGTCCGCGACCTCATGTCCCGCCCGGTCTACGTCCGCCCGGACTACGACCTCTACCAGGCCCTGCTCCGGTTCGTGAACACGGACTACGGGCAGATTCCGGTGGTCGCCTCCACCGACACCTCGGACATCATCGGGTTGATCAACCGCGACGACGTGTTCCTGGCCTACGCCGAGGCCATAGCCGAAGTGAAGGGCGAGGCCGGACCGGCCAAGAAACTCCGACCGGCGGACATGGATACCCTCTAG
- the hslV gene encoding ATP-dependent protease subunit HslV — protein MELRGTTIVAVKDENGTAVAGDGQVTLGQAVAMKHTARKVRRIYKDKVTIGFAGATADAFTLSERFENKLETYSGNLLRAAVELAKDWRTDKYLRKLEAMLLAADGEHILIISGTGDVIEPDDGVAAIGSGGSYALAAARALQQNTDLSAGEIATKAMEIAADICVYTNNHITLETQSK, from the coding sequence ATGGAACTCAGAGGAACGACCATCGTCGCGGTCAAGGACGAAAACGGCACCGCCGTGGCCGGCGACGGCCAGGTGACCCTGGGCCAGGCCGTGGCCATGAAACATACCGCCCGCAAGGTGCGGCGCATCTACAAGGACAAGGTGACCATCGGCTTCGCCGGGGCCACCGCCGACGCCTTCACCCTGTCCGAGCGGTTCGAGAACAAGCTGGAGACCTACTCCGGCAACCTGCTCCGGGCCGCCGTGGAGCTGGCCAAGGACTGGCGCACGGACAAGTACCTGCGCAAGCTCGAAGCCATGCTCCTGGCCGCGGACGGCGAGCACATCCTGATCATCTCCGGCACCGGGGACGTGATCGAGCCGGACGACGGCGTGGCCGCCATCGGCTCCGGCGGGTCCTACGCCCTGGCCGCGGCCCGCGCCCTGCAACAGAACACCGACCTGTCCGCAGGCGAAATCGCCACCAAGGCCATGGAAATCGCGGCCGACATCTGCGTCTACACCAACAACCACATCACCCTGGAAACGCAATCGAAGTAA
- a CDS encoding arginase family protein yields MAQRISLIGVPLDCNSSYLRGPAKGPFGLVEALHCDSANLWTETGHNLEPVIDHRGVLDLSDPDTAFAAIEEAAARAGAEPGVAPLFLGGDHSVTYPLVRGLKRAVGDFAILHFDAHPDCYHEFEGNLHSHACPFARIMEEGLCTRLVSVGIRTATGHQREQKERFGIQWLEMRDKANWPRLAFDTPVYVSVDLDALDPAFAPGVSHHEPGGMTTRKLLDILHAIDAPIVGRTWWS; encoded by the coding sequence ATGGCGCAACGCATCTCCCTCATCGGCGTCCCGTTGGACTGCAATTCCTCCTACCTGCGCGGCCCCGCCAAGGGGCCGTTCGGGCTGGTGGAGGCGCTGCACTGCGACTCGGCCAACCTGTGGACCGAGACCGGGCACAACCTGGAACCCGTCATCGACCACCGGGGCGTGCTCGACCTGAGCGACCCGGACACCGCCTTTGCGGCCATCGAGGAAGCCGCCGCCAGGGCCGGGGCGGAACCGGGCGTTGCGCCCCTCTTCCTGGGCGGCGACCACTCCGTGACCTACCCGCTGGTCAGGGGGCTCAAGCGCGCCGTGGGCGACTTCGCCATCCTCCATTTCGACGCCCACCCCGACTGCTACCACGAGTTCGAGGGGAACCTCCATTCCCACGCCTGCCCCTTTGCCCGGATCATGGAGGAGGGGTTGTGCACCAGGCTGGTCTCGGTGGGCATCCGCACGGCCACGGGCCACCAGCGCGAGCAGAAGGAACGGTTCGGCATTCAGTGGCTGGAGATGCGCGACAAGGCGAACTGGCCCCGCCTGGCCTTCGACACCCCGGTCTACGTCAGCGTGGACCTGGACGCGCTGGACCCGGCGTTCGCGCCCGGCGTTTCGCACCACGAGCCGGGAGGCATGACCACCCGCAAGCTGCTGGACATCCTGCACGCCATCGACGCGCCCATCGTGGGGCGGACGTGGTGGAGCTGA